A genomic region of Bosea sp. 124 contains the following coding sequences:
- a CDS encoding SDR family oxidoreductase, which translates to MAGRLKGKVAVVTAAGQGIGRAIAEAFVAEGATVWATDKDVALLEGIPKAKKRKLDVLSSKAVDAFAAKVGTIDILVNAAGYVHHGTALDTDDRAWDFSFDLNVTSMHRTIKAFLPGMLAKGAGSIVNIASGAGSVRGIPNRYAYGTTKAAVIGLTKAVAADFIKKGIRANAICPGTIQSPSLDQRIKDLAAATNTTEAAARQAFIDRQPMGRLGTAEEIAWLAVYLGSDEASYTTGQIHLADGGFAL; encoded by the coding sequence ATGGCAGGACGTTTGAAGGGCAAGGTCGCGGTCGTCACCGCCGCCGGGCAGGGCATCGGGCGCGCGATCGCGGAAGCCTTCGTCGCGGAGGGCGCGACGGTCTGGGCGACCGACAAGGATGTCGCCCTGCTGGAGGGCATTCCGAAGGCGAAGAAGCGCAAGCTCGACGTTTTGTCGAGCAAGGCGGTCGACGCCTTCGCGGCGAAGGTCGGGACGATCGACATTCTCGTCAACGCCGCCGGATATGTGCATCACGGCACCGCGCTCGACACCGACGACAGGGCCTGGGACTTCTCCTTCGACCTCAACGTCACGTCGATGCATCGCACGATCAAGGCGTTCCTGCCCGGCATGCTGGCGAAGGGCGCGGGCTCGATCGTCAATATCGCCTCGGGCGCCGGCTCTGTGCGCGGCATCCCGAACCGCTATGCCTATGGCACCACCAAGGCTGCCGTCATCGGCCTGACCAAGGCGGTCGCCGCCGACTTCATCAAGAAGGGCATCCGCGCCAACGCGATCTGCCCGGGCACGATCCAGTCGCCCTCGCTCGACCAGCGCATCAAGGATCTGGCCGCGGCGACCAACACGACCGAAGCGGCCGCGCGGCAGGCCTTCATCGACCGCCAGCCGATGGGCCGGCTCGGTACGGCCGAGGAGATCGCCTGGCTTGCTGTCTATCTCGGGTCCGACGAGGCGAGCTACACCACCGGCCAGATCCATCTCGCCGATGGCGGCTTCGCTCTCTGA
- a CDS encoding photosystem reaction center subunit H: MDHSKHTRLTPIELTADILDGATIYGPGDEEIGSVSHVHGIGPNIQIVIDVGGFLGIGAKPVAVPVSRLEFMRDEEGDVHAVTNWTKDQLKDMPEHIDP; the protein is encoded by the coding sequence ATGGACCACTCCAAGCATACCCGCCTGACCCCTATCGAGCTAACGGCCGATATTCTCGATGGCGCGACGATTTATGGGCCGGGCGATGAAGAGATCGGCTCGGTGTCGCACGTTCACGGGATCGGGCCGAATATCCAGATCGTCATCGATGTGGGCGGCTTCCTCGGTATTGGCGCAAAGCCGGTCGCCGTTCCCGTGAGCCGGTTGGAGTTCATGCGGGACGAAGAAGGAGATGTTCACGCGGTCACGAACTGGACAAAGGACCAGTTAAAGGACATGCCCGAACACATCGATCCCTAG
- a CDS encoding BLUF domain-containing protein gives METVEIQRLVYASTFNLGRIDSAPVALRDILSASRRNNSRDGITGYLIFDGETFLQILEGPKAAVEATAARIEADKRHRAMSVLGFRPSSDRLFPNWSMAGYLRSPTHQEVFARHGFAGKIDRSTLSEHRVVSMAVELSNVAV, from the coding sequence ATGGAAACGGTTGAAATTCAACGCCTCGTATATGCTTCGACGTTCAATTTGGGGAGGATCGACAGTGCGCCGGTTGCCCTACGGGACATCCTGTCAGCGTCCCGGCGCAACAATTCCCGAGACGGCATCACCGGCTATCTCATCTTCGATGGAGAAACGTTCCTCCAGATTCTGGAGGGACCAAAAGCAGCGGTTGAAGCGACCGCTGCACGAATCGAAGCCGACAAGCGGCACCGTGCGATGAGCGTGCTGGGCTTCCGGCCTTCGTCGGATCGGCTCTTCCCGAATTGGTCGATGGCTGGATACCTCCGCTCACCTACCCATCAGGAGGTTTTCGCGCGTCATGGCTTCGCTGGAAAAATCGATCGCAGCACGTTGTCGGAACACCGAGTGGTGAGCATGGCTGTGGAGTTGTCGAATGTCGCCGTCTGA
- a CDS encoding GNAT family N-acetyltransferase, producing MFPELTRDDVFRLETRRLWLRWPRMADASAILRQAGEKAVAEMTASIPHPYPVDAVEPFIFAMRKGNALGDHLVLAVTPRSKPNELIGMIGAHRQATGVPFIGYWLGTQHWNKGYATEAVQALIDTLFSLVEMPAIEADTRVINPASRRVLEKSGFRQEGSFLKSLPARGGLFPCEQFRLDRSTWAALKSWGASGWTHAPEIDAVDLVDTPGEPCPA from the coding sequence ATGTTCCCCGAACTGACCCGCGACGATGTCTTCCGGCTCGAGACCCGCCGTCTCTGGCTGCGCTGGCCCCGCATGGCGGATGCGTCCGCCATCCTGCGTCAGGCCGGGGAGAAAGCCGTGGCCGAGATGACGGCCTCGATTCCGCATCCCTATCCGGTCGATGCGGTCGAGCCCTTCATTTTCGCCATGCGCAAGGGCAATGCGCTGGGCGACCATCTCGTGCTGGCGGTCACGCCGCGTTCGAAGCCGAACGAGCTGATCGGCATGATCGGCGCGCACAGGCAGGCGACCGGCGTGCCCTTCATCGGCTACTGGCTCGGCACCCAGCACTGGAACAAGGGCTACGCGACGGAAGCCGTGCAGGCGCTGATCGACACGCTGTTCTCGCTGGTCGAGATGCCGGCGATTGAGGCCGATACGCGGGTCATCAATCCGGCTTCGCGGCGGGTGCTGGAGAAGTCCGGCTTCCGCCAGGAGGGCTCGTTCCTCAAGTCGCTCCCGGCACGCGGGGGGCTTTTCCCTTGCGAGCAGTTCAGGCTCGACCGCTCGACCTGGGCGGCCCTGAAGAGCTGGGGCGCCAGCGGCTGGACCCATGCCCCGGAGATCGATGCCGTCGATCTCGTCGATACGCCGGGCGAGCCCTGCCCGGCGTGA
- a CDS encoding response regulator — translation MQSMQPRSRVLILEDEPIIALDVEGILTDAGFELAGTLATCASAMEWLKANQGDVALLDVDLQDGSCELVAQRLHDMGIPFVVFSGSEPTESAIDPVFLKGTWLGKPATSVKIVAAVTKALSSRFLQEPSADPVQHTAF, via the coding sequence ATGCAATCGATGCAGCCCCGGTCGAGGGTGCTCATCCTCGAAGACGAGCCGATCATCGCATTGGACGTCGAAGGCATCCTGACCGATGCTGGGTTCGAGTTGGCGGGCACATTGGCAACCTGCGCCAGTGCCATGGAATGGCTGAAGGCAAACCAGGGGGACGTAGCGCTTCTTGACGTCGACCTCCAGGACGGGTCGTGCGAACTCGTCGCGCAGCGCCTCCACGACATGGGCATCCCGTTCGTGGTTTTCTCCGGAAGCGAGCCGACCGAGAGCGCGATCGACCCCGTGTTCCTAAAGGGCACCTGGCTTGGCAAGCCGGCGACCAGCGTCAAGATTGTTGCCGCCGTGACGAAGGCCCTGTCTAGTCGATTCCTTCAAGAACCTTCAGCAGATCCCGTTCAGCATACGGCTTTCTGA
- the denD gene encoding D-erythronate dehydrogenase — MHILVLGGAGMAGRKFIERLAHDGRLGNKTIAKITAQDVVAAQAPAGVPFAFEAVVSDLSVEGQAEALIASRPELIVHLAAIVSGEAEADFEKGYRINLDGTRYLFEAIRKAGDGYKPRLVFTSSIAVFGAPFHDKIEDEFFTTPLTSYGTQKAISELLLSDYTRRGFFDGISIRFPTICVRPGAPNKAASGFFSNIIREPLNGIEAVLPVSDQVRHWHASPRSAVNFLIHAATMDTGAIGVRRALTMPGYSCTVAEQIEALRKVAGEGVVARIKRVPDPVIDGIVAGWPRDFNPQRALSLGFKSEASFEEIIRVHIEDELGGNFVK; from the coding sequence ATGCATATTCTCGTTCTCGGCGGCGCCGGCATGGCCGGCCGCAAATTCATCGAGCGGCTGGCCCACGATGGCCGTCTCGGCAACAAGACCATCGCCAAGATCACGGCGCAGGACGTGGTCGCCGCCCAGGCGCCGGCCGGTGTGCCCTTCGCTTTCGAGGCGGTGGTCTCCGATCTCTCGGTCGAAGGCCAGGCCGAGGCGCTGATCGCCTCGCGTCCGGAGCTGATCGTCCATCTCGCAGCGATCGTCTCCGGCGAGGCCGAGGCCGATTTCGAGAAGGGCTACCGGATCAATCTCGATGGCACGCGCTACCTGTTCGAGGCGATCCGCAAGGCCGGCGACGGCTACAAGCCGCGCCTCGTCTTCACCTCCTCGATCGCGGTCTTCGGTGCGCCGTTCCACGACAAGATCGAGGACGAGTTCTTCACGACGCCGCTGACCAGCTACGGCACGCAGAAGGCGATCAGCGAATTGCTGCTCTCCGATTATACGCGCCGCGGCTTCTTCGACGGCATCAGCATCCGCTTCCCGACGATCTGCGTGCGGCCGGGCGCGCCGAACAAGGCGGCGTCGGGCTTCTTCTCCAACATCATCCGCGAACCGCTGAACGGGATCGAGGCGGTGTTGCCGGTGTCCGACCAGGTGCGCCACTGGCATGCCTCGCCGCGCTCGGCGGTGAATTTCCTGATCCATGCTGCGACGATGGATACGGGCGCGATCGGCGTGCGCCGGGCGCTGACGATGCCGGGCTATTCCTGCACCGTCGCCGAGCAGATCGAGGCGCTGCGCAAGGTTGCGGGCGAGGGCGTTGTCGCCCGGATCAAGCGCGTGCCCGATCCGGTGATCGACGGCATTGTCGCCGGCTGGCCGCGCGATTTCAATCCGCAGCGTGCGCTCTCGCTCGGGTTCAAGTCGGAAGCGAGCTTCGAGGAGATCATCCGTGTCCATATCGAGGATGAACTCGGCGGCAATTTCGTGAAGTAA
- a CDS encoding response regulator: MTILVLVVEDEPIIRMNTVVMIEDAGYEAVEASNADDAILLLEARPEIRAVFSDIEMPGSMDGLKLIHAIRKRWPPAVLILASGRVTPLVTDMPERTVFLRKPYAERDLLKVLEGID; this comes from the coding sequence ATGACAATCCTGGTTTTAGTCGTCGAAGACGAGCCCATCATCCGTATGAATACGGTCGTGATGATCGAGGACGCCGGCTACGAGGCCGTCGAGGCCTCGAACGCCGACGATGCTATCCTGCTGCTGGAGGCGCGTCCTGAGATCCGCGCGGTGTTCTCGGATATTGAGATGCCCGGATCGATGGACGGCCTGAAGTTGATCCATGCCATCCGCAAGCGTTGGCCACCGGCGGTCCTGATCTTGGCGTCGGGACGCGTTACGCCGTTGGTCACAGACATGCCGGAGAGGACGGTCTTCCTCAGAAAGCCGTATGCTGAACGGGATCTGCTGAAGGTTCTTGAAGGAATCGACTAG
- the rpmA gene encoding 50S ribosomal protein L27, with protein MAHKKAGGSSRNGRDSAGRRLGVKKFGDQAVIPGNIIIRQRGTTWHPGANVGMGKDHTLFATTAGRVRFTTKLGRAFVNVFPAQQAAE; from the coding sequence ATGGCTCATAAAAAGGCAGGCGGTTCATCCCGCAACGGTCGTGACTCCGCGGGCAGGCGCCTCGGCGTCAAGAAGTTCGGCGACCAGGCCGTGATTCCGGGCAACATCATCATTCGGCAGCGTGGCACCACGTGGCATCCGGGCGCCAATGTCGGCATGGGCAAAGACCATACCCTCTTTGCGACGACGGCCGGCCGCGTCCGATTCACGACGAAACTCGGCCGAGCTTTCGTGAACGTATTCCCGGCCCAACAGGCCGCAGAGTAA
- the rplU gene encoding 50S ribosomal protein L21, producing MFAVIKTGGKQFRVAANDRITVAKIEGNPGDTIAFDNVLLLTEGEKTTLAAKDLAAITVAAEIVEQARGEKVIAFKKRRRQNSKRKRGFRAELTVIRITDILTGGKKPEMKKGEASAVALKAGSSETKGKAAPKATKAAATSEALDASNLSLISGVGPTIEKKLRAAGITSWNDIASWSEADVAKWDEELKLRGRATREEWVEQAKELLAGKPPRAKADQAELASGEDY from the coding sequence ATGTTCGCAGTCATCAAGACCGGCGGAAAGCAGTTCCGCGTCGCCGCCAACGACCGCATTACGGTTGCCAAGATCGAAGGCAATCCGGGCGACACCATCGCTTTCGATAATGTGCTGCTCCTGACCGAGGGCGAGAAGACCACGCTCGCCGCCAAGGACCTCGCCGCCATCACGGTTGCCGCCGAGATCGTCGAGCAGGCTCGTGGCGAGAAGGTCATCGCCTTCAAGAAGCGTCGCCGCCAGAATTCGAAGCGCAAGCGTGGCTTCCGCGCCGAGCTGACCGTCATTCGCATCACCGACATCCTCACCGGCGGCAAGAAGCCGGAGATGAAGAAGGGTGAAGCCTCTGCCGTCGCGCTGAAGGCCGGCTCGTCCGAGACCAAGGGCAAGGCCGCTCCGAAGGCCACCAAGGCCGCTGCGACCTCCGAGGCGCTCGACGCGTCGAACCTCTCGCTGATCTCGGGCGTCGGCCCGACCATCGAGAAGAAGCTGCGCGCCGCCGGCATCACCTCCTGGAACGACATCGCGTCCTGGAGCGAGGCCGATGTCGCCAAGTGGGACGAGGAGCTCAAGCTCCGCGGCCGCGCCACCCGCGAGGAATGGGTCGAGCAGGCCAAGGAATTGCTGGCCGGCAAGCCCCCGCGGGCCAAGGCCGATCAGGCCGAGCTGGCTTCCGGCGAGGACTACTGA
- a CDS encoding DUF4347 domain-containing protein: MGLVLYFLSDPKSVYDGTGAVKEEAKVIRSHIPIRNVIEIVAHTAVQCGYQKQLVSHLIISGHGTRYRMNFGNDKIGLDNISLFEPQLRKLKPYLLKDATVTLWGCNAGVNVALLMTLSMILGARVQGATEDISVGTWGPFGYMSESEMNVCILAQCSAGDSYTPAVTMWKAGKL; the protein is encoded by the coding sequence ATGGGCCTCGTTCTCTATTTTCTCAGCGATCCGAAATCTGTCTACGACGGCACCGGAGCCGTGAAGGAAGAAGCAAAGGTCATCCGCAGTCACATTCCGATCCGGAACGTCATTGAAATCGTCGCCCACACCGCCGTGCAGTGCGGGTATCAGAAGCAACTGGTCTCGCACTTGATTATATCCGGTCATGGCACGCGATACCGAATGAACTTCGGAAACGACAAGATCGGTCTCGACAATATTTCGCTTTTCGAGCCGCAACTCAGAAAGCTGAAGCCCTATCTCCTCAAGGACGCGACGGTCACGCTATGGGGCTGCAACGCTGGCGTGAACGTGGCTCTGCTCATGACGCTCTCGATGATCCTCGGGGCTCGCGTTCAAGGCGCCACCGAAGACATCTCTGTCGGAACGTGGGGGCCGTTTGGCTACATGAGCGAGTCCGAGATGAATGTCTGCATTCTGGCCCAGTGTTCCGCTGGCGACTCCTACACGCCTGCCGTGACGATGTGGAAGGCCGGCAAGCTGTAA
- a CDS encoding sensor histidine kinase yields the protein MTIPRQEIAVPSTNPNSWSATALRRAIGAAGVTLWSWNVETDAFAMDERGFELWDVEHADSVKFEDLSARIHPADRDRVRAAFTATRAIVGAYEIDFRLIIGEDIRWVSARGIGDDSGLHDQLAYGIFLDVTGRKQAEEGHELLAGEMSHRVKNLLAIASGLTQISSRSTTTAKEMAVELTARLSSLGRAHDLVRPLPGHQGQAALLGDLLSVLLSPYEDMGAFSGRIRVAVPRMGVGEGAATTLALVIHELATNSLKYGALSAEAGTLDISGSNEGDDIKIVWTERGGPAVEAVERPKGYGSRLVERSVSGQLAGSIEYDWSEGGLIVTLRIRASKLAN from the coding sequence ATGACCATTCCGCGTCAGGAAATTGCTGTGCCGTCAACCAATCCAAATTCGTGGAGCGCTACGGCCCTGCGTCGAGCCATTGGCGCGGCTGGCGTCACGCTGTGGTCGTGGAATGTCGAAACCGACGCGTTCGCCATGGACGAGCGGGGCTTCGAGCTGTGGGACGTCGAGCACGCTGATAGCGTGAAGTTCGAGGACCTGTCGGCGCGCATCCATCCGGCCGACCGCGACAGGGTTCGGGCGGCCTTCACAGCGACGCGCGCCATCGTCGGCGCCTACGAAATCGATTTTCGGCTGATCATCGGCGAGGACATCCGCTGGGTGTCGGCACGCGGCATTGGTGACGATTCCGGCCTGCACGACCAGCTTGCCTACGGCATCTTCCTCGATGTCACGGGACGTAAGCAGGCGGAGGAGGGGCATGAGCTTCTCGCAGGCGAGATGAGCCACCGCGTCAAGAACCTGCTGGCCATCGCCTCGGGGTTGACCCAGATCTCCTCGCGATCAACCACAACTGCCAAAGAGATGGCCGTCGAGCTCACTGCCCGGCTTAGTTCCTTGGGGCGGGCCCACGATCTGGTGCGTCCGCTTCCCGGGCATCAGGGTCAGGCCGCGCTGCTGGGCGACCTGCTGTCCGTCCTGCTCTCACCATATGAGGACATGGGTGCCTTCAGCGGCCGCATTCGCGTGGCCGTTCCTCGCATGGGCGTCGGCGAAGGAGCCGCCACGACGCTGGCGCTGGTCATCCATGAGTTGGCGACGAACTCGCTGAAGTACGGCGCGTTGTCGGCCGAGGCCGGCACACTCGACATCTCCGGGTCTAACGAGGGCGACGACATCAAGATTGTCTGGACCGAGCGCGGGGGACCTGCAGTGGAGGCGGTCGAGCGTCCAAAGGGATACGGCAGCCGCCTCGTCGAGCGCAGCGTATCCGGTCAGTTGGCCGGCTCGATCGAATATGACTGGTCCGAAGGCGGCTTGATCGTCACCCTAAGGATTCGGGCTTCCAAGCTGGCCAATTAG
- the tnpB gene encoding IS66 family insertion sequence element accessory protein TnpB (TnpB, as the term is used for proteins encoded by IS66 family insertion elements, is considered an accessory protein, since TnpC, encoded by a neighboring gene, is a DDE family transposase.), with amino-acid sequence MIAPGADLKIYMATRPVDFRRGLDGLAAAAQEVLGLDPYSGAAFVFRAKRADRIKILVWDRTGLVLVHKRLEGSKFVWPQVRDGVMRLSPAMFAALFEGLDWRLVRPERVRRPQLAG; translated from the coding sequence ATGATTGCGCCGGGCGCCGATCTGAAGATCTACATGGCGACGCGACCTGTCGACTTCCGGCGCGGCCTCGACGGGCTGGCCGCGGCGGCGCAGGAGGTCCTCGGCCTTGATCCCTATAGTGGCGCGGCCTTCGTCTTCCGCGCCAAAAGGGCCGACCGGATCAAGATTTTAGTCTGGGATCGCACCGGGCTGGTGCTGGTGCACAAGCGCCTGGAGGGCTCGAAGTTCGTGTGGCCGCAGGTTCGCGACGGCGTGATGAGACTGTCACCGGCGATGTTTGCGGCGTTGTTCGAGGGGCTGGATTGGCGCTTGGTTCGGCCTGAGAGAGTTCGGCGTCCGCAGCTCGCCGGGTGA
- a CDS encoding IS66 family transposase — MNVAVLHGEVERLKAELAQTQEALAQSEEARRRLESIVSDLQREKFGSRSEKLSGEQYHLPLEDVEIAQGVLDAAHEKAQRIIEGRPDGACASHRRNRGHLPAHLPRVERIIEPQSRLCPCGCGEMSRIGEDVSERLDVVPAQLRVLVTRRPKYACRRCSGAVVQAHAPEHVVPGGLPTEALIAQVIVAKFGDHLPFYRQAEIYARQGIRLDRATLGNWAGRACFHLKPIAERMRWHLAAAGRLFMDETTAPVLDPGRGKVRKGFFWAIASDDRGHGGQGPPIVLFHYAPGRSGEHAERFLQGFRGQFLQVDAYEGYDRLTRLERPQGPWRLVHCWAHLRRRFVKLARNTKSPIAEAAIRQIAALYAIEATVRGVSPQLRLAARREHSTPIITALKPWFEKQLSLISSGSRLAEDIRYGLAHWEGLTRFLDDGRLELDTNPVENAIRPVCLTRKNALFAGHEVGAENWALLSSLVATCKLNDVNPVAYLAETLDAVINGHPQSAVEDLMPWRFRKTSTPNP, encoded by the coding sequence ATGAACGTCGCAGTTCTCCATGGTGAGGTCGAGCGTCTGAAGGCCGAGCTGGCGCAGACGCAAGAGGCCCTGGCTCAGTCCGAGGAAGCGCGGCGGCGGCTGGAGAGCATCGTCAGCGACCTCCAGCGCGAGAAGTTCGGCTCCCGATCCGAGAAGCTCTCCGGCGAGCAATACCATCTACCGCTGGAGGACGTCGAAATCGCCCAGGGCGTGCTCGATGCCGCCCATGAGAAGGCGCAGCGGATCATCGAGGGCCGCCCGGACGGCGCCTGTGCTTCTCACCGGCGCAACCGCGGTCACCTGCCGGCCCATCTGCCGCGGGTGGAGCGGATCATCGAGCCGCAGAGCAGGCTGTGTCCGTGCGGCTGCGGCGAGATGTCCAGGATCGGCGAGGACGTCAGCGAGCGGCTGGACGTGGTGCCGGCGCAGTTGCGCGTGCTGGTCACCCGCCGCCCGAAATATGCTTGCCGCCGCTGCTCGGGCGCGGTCGTGCAGGCCCATGCTCCCGAGCATGTGGTGCCGGGCGGCCTGCCGACCGAGGCGCTGATCGCCCAGGTCATCGTCGCCAAGTTCGGCGATCACCTGCCGTTCTATCGGCAGGCCGAGATCTATGCGCGCCAGGGCATCCGGCTCGATCGCGCGACACTGGGCAACTGGGCCGGCCGGGCCTGCTTCCATCTCAAGCCCATCGCCGAGCGCATGCGCTGGCATCTGGCCGCGGCGGGTCGTCTGTTCATGGACGAGACCACCGCACCGGTGCTCGATCCCGGACGCGGCAAGGTCAGGAAGGGCTTCTTCTGGGCGATCGCTTCCGATGACCGCGGCCATGGCGGCCAGGGCCCGCCCATCGTGCTGTTCCACTATGCGCCGGGACGCAGTGGCGAGCATGCCGAACGCTTCCTTCAGGGCTTCCGCGGGCAGTTCCTGCAGGTCGACGCCTATGAGGGCTACGATCGGCTGACGCGCCTGGAGAGGCCGCAGGGGCCATGGAGGCTCGTCCATTGCTGGGCTCATCTGCGCCGACGCTTCGTCAAGCTGGCGCGCAACACCAAATCGCCGATCGCCGAGGCGGCGATACGCCAGATCGCGGCGCTCTATGCCATCGAGGCAACGGTTCGCGGTGTCTCGCCGCAACTGCGGCTTGCCGCCCGGCGGGAGCATTCCACGCCGATCATCACCGCCCTGAAACCGTGGTTCGAGAAGCAACTGTCGCTGATCTCCTCCGGCTCCAGGCTGGCCGAAGACATCCGCTACGGGCTCGCCCACTGGGAGGGGCTCACCCGCTTCCTTGACGATGGCCGCCTCGAGCTCGACACCAACCCGGTTGAAAACGCGATCAGGCCCGTCTGCCTGACCCGAAAAAATGCTCTGTTCGCCGGCCACGAGGTCGGCGCCGAAAACTGGGCACTGCTCTCGTCCCTCGTCGCCACATGCAAGCTCAACGACGTCAATCCCGTCGCCTATCTCGCTGAAACCCTCGACGCCGTCATCAACGGCCACCCACAAAGCGCCGTCGAAGATCTCATGCCATGGCGCTTCCGGAAAACCTCAACCCCAAATCCGTAG
- a CDS encoding GGDEF domain-containing protein gives MINEAKIQLDIGTEHLTIPFIDLSVTRSKPTMAAVDAALSHAPSEAYANQRARGFKLLRFAPLLEAEYLSQMRLDQRISALICTSTALVIWVAFAVFDVTRLSLKAEFVALNIDAIIVICLRVLTMTVLAALLTCLISSRLLKIYGCLSFLCLVMIGATAAINANVYKLRGLPQADLAEFAIIMAVFLPIGMTFRQSLMAATSIALTVTLAGWIMLDAQSMAAHLRFSAMLFFAAFVGAVGAYLREYAQRDKFLLRRLLHHLAMHDPLTGIGNRRHFEEQVVAALQQARREGAAVTLAVLDIDHFKSYNDRYGHHAGDLALKQVAQCIAHCLRRPLDIAGRMGGEEFGVLLYGADYDDGHGVIKRIVTSVADLNIHHGASSTADRLTVSIGAALFDGSGDLESLYRRADAVLYNAKAAGRNQALMEKRRALINLASRAHGFGATPKLSPATRSSQRVGSPTGSDLAANRIRHLSRMRLACRVRLAASKVELASSRREAAPQ, from the coding sequence TTGATTAACGAAGCTAAAATTCAATTAGACATTGGAACGGAGCATTTAACTATCCCGTTCATTGATTTATCTGTGACGCGATCGAAACCAACTATGGCGGCTGTTGACGCCGCATTGAGCCACGCGCCCAGCGAAGCCTACGCCAATCAGCGCGCTCGGGGCTTCAAGCTATTGAGATTTGCGCCACTTCTGGAAGCCGAATATCTAAGTCAAATGCGGCTTGATCAGCGCATCAGTGCACTCATCTGCACAAGCACTGCACTGGTAATTTGGGTCGCTTTTGCAGTATTTGACGTTACGCGGCTGAGCCTTAAAGCTGAGTTTGTCGCTCTCAACATTGATGCCATTATCGTAATCTGTTTACGTGTCCTGACGATGACGGTACTGGCGGCTCTGCTGACGTGCCTCATCAGTTCGCGGCTACTGAAGATCTATGGATGTCTTTCCTTTTTATGCTTGGTAATGATTGGCGCTACCGCCGCAATTAATGCCAACGTGTACAAATTGCGCGGTTTACCGCAAGCGGATTTGGCCGAATTTGCCATCATCATGGCCGTCTTTCTGCCTATAGGAATGACCTTTAGGCAGAGCCTTATGGCTGCAACCTCTATTGCCCTCACGGTCACCCTGGCGGGGTGGATCATGCTTGACGCTCAGAGCATGGCCGCACATCTGCGGTTTTCTGCCATGCTGTTTTTTGCGGCATTTGTAGGCGCAGTGGGAGCCTATCTGCGGGAATATGCTCAGCGGGACAAATTTCTCCTGCGCCGGCTGTTGCATCATCTCGCAATGCACGACCCGTTGACGGGTATAGGAAATCGTCGACATTTCGAGGAACAGGTAGTCGCCGCATTGCAGCAAGCGCGCCGGGAAGGGGCAGCAGTTACGCTTGCTGTCCTCGATATCGATCATTTCAAGAGCTACAATGATCGATACGGACATCATGCCGGCGATTTGGCCCTCAAGCAAGTTGCACAGTGCATTGCGCACTGTCTCCGACGACCTCTGGATATTGCAGGGAGAATGGGCGGGGAGGAGTTCGGGGTGTTGCTATACGGGGCGGACTACGATGACGGTCACGGTGTCATAAAGAGGATCGTTACATCGGTCGCCGATCTCAATATTCACCATGGCGCCTCGTCAACGGCCGACCGCCTGACCGTTAGCATCGGAGCAGCTTTGTTCGATGGCTCTGGAGACCTCGAAAGTCTCTACCGCCGCGCAGACGCAGTTCTTTATAACGCAAAGGCGGCGGGTCGAAACCAAGCACTTATGGAGAAGCGGAGGGCGCTGATTAACTTGGCGTCGCGAGCCCACGGCTTTGGCGCAACGCCTAAGCTCAGCCCAGCAACTCGATCATCGCAGCGTGTTGGCTCGCCGACAGGTAGCGATTTAGCTGCAAATCGGATACGGCACCTCAGTCGCATGCGACTGGCCTGTCGGGTCAGACTTGCGGCATCCAAGGTTGAGCTAGCTAGCTCCCGACGAGAGGCGGCTCCGCAGTGA
- a CDS encoding thermonuclease family protein gives MPDWTNRLGIADSIKTAPVTVVRPNENASAAVSHSTPWFARCGSAAASDCVVDGDTFRYRGDRIRIADIDAPETRDAKCESEAQLGARATVRLAHLLSQGNFDLVRYEGRDRDRYGRLLRVVTRNGASIGQILVSEGLARRWEGRRRPWC, from the coding sequence ATGCCTGACTGGACGAACCGTCTCGGTATCGCGGACTCGATAAAGACCGCGCCCGTGACCGTCGTCAGGCCGAACGAGAATGCCTCCGCTGCCGTCTCTCACTCAACGCCTTGGTTTGCCAGATGCGGTTCCGCAGCCGCATCCGATTGTGTGGTCGACGGCGACACCTTTCGCTATCGCGGAGACAGGATTCGCATCGCCGATATCGACGCGCCGGAGACACGGGACGCCAAGTGCGAAAGCGAGGCGCAGCTTGGGGCGCGCGCTACGGTCCGACTGGCGCATCTCCTGAGCCAAGGCAATTTCGACCTCGTCCGATATGAAGGTCGGGATCGCGATCGGTACGGCCGGCTGCTGCGGGTGGTGACGCGAAATGGTGCGTCGATCGGCCAGATCCTTGTTTCAGAAGGGTTGGCGCGGCGCTGGGAAGGCCGCAGGCGACCGTGGTGCTAG